A region from the Salidesulfovibrio onnuriiensis genome encodes:
- a CDS encoding uracil-xanthine permease family protein produces the protein MSDVHSTDYSFKPKDAFLGAQMLFVAFGALVLVPLLTGLDPNVALFTAGAGTLVFQVVTKGRVPVFLASSFAFIAPIIYGVQTWGIPATLSGLAAAGAFYVVLSLLINIFGVEALRRVLPPIVTGPVIMVIGLVLAPVAVAMALGKTGDGSAVLVIEWKALIISLSALATTVLVSLTGRGWFKLIPILSGIAVGYVMSLFLGVVSFEAIAAAPWFAMPNFVFPEFKWEAVLFIVPVAIAPAIEHFGDVLAIGCVTGKDYVKDPGIHRTMLGDGLATSLASMLGGPPNTTYSEVSGAVALTKVFNPGIMTWAAIAAILLAFVGKLGAFLSTIPVPVMGGIMVLLFGAIMVVGMNTLVKAGNDLLLPRNLAIVAIIVIFGVGGMSLPFGAEFRLGGIGLAGIVGVFLNLVLPCKDCNQPLPEEKDPCTIKTD, from the coding sequence ATGAGTGACGTGCATTCCACGGACTACAGTTTCAAACCAAAAGACGCGTTTCTCGGCGCGCAAATGCTCTTCGTCGCATTCGGCGCGCTGGTTCTCGTGCCGCTGCTGACGGGCCTGGACCCCAACGTGGCCCTGTTCACCGCCGGAGCGGGCACCCTGGTGTTCCAGGTGGTGACCAAGGGACGCGTGCCCGTGTTCCTGGCTTCCTCGTTCGCCTTTATCGCGCCCATCATCTACGGCGTGCAGACCTGGGGCATCCCGGCCACCCTTTCCGGCCTGGCCGCCGCGGGCGCCTTCTACGTGGTGCTCAGCCTGCTGATCAACATTTTCGGGGTCGAGGCCCTGCGCCGCGTGCTGCCGCCCATCGTCACCGGCCCGGTCATCATGGTCATCGGCCTGGTGCTGGCCCCGGTTGCCGTGGCCATGGCCCTGGGCAAGACCGGCGACGGCTCCGCCGTGCTCGTCATCGAATGGAAGGCCCTGATCATTTCCCTTTCCGCCCTGGCCACCACCGTGCTGGTCTCCCTGACGGGACGCGGCTGGTTCAAGCTCATCCCCATCCTCTCCGGCATCGCCGTCGGGTACGTCATGTCCCTGTTCCTGGGCGTGGTCAGCTTCGAAGCCATTGCCGCCGCCCCCTGGTTCGCCATGCCCAACTTCGTGTTCCCGGAATTCAAATGGGAAGCTGTCCTGTTTATCGTCCCCGTGGCCATCGCCCCGGCCATCGAGCACTTCGGCGACGTGCTGGCCATCGGCTGCGTGACCGGCAAGGACTACGTGAAGGATCCCGGCATCCACCGCACCATGCTCGGCGACGGCCTGGCCACCTCCCTGGCCTCCATGCTCGGCGGCCCGCCCAACACCACCTATTCCGAGGTTTCCGGCGCAGTGGCACTGACCAAGGTATTCAACCCGGGCATCATGACCTGGGCCGCCATCGCCGCCATCCTGCTGGCCTTCGTGGGCAAGCTGGGCGCATTCCTGTCCACCATTCCCGTGCCTGTCATGGGCGGCATCATGGTGCTGCTCTTCGGGGCCATCATGGTGGTGGGCATGAACACCCTGGTCAAGGCGGGCAACGATCTCCTGCTGCCGCGCAACCTGGCCATCGTGGCCATCATCGTCATCTTCGGCGTGGGCGGCATGTCCCTGCCCTTCGGCGCCGAGTTCCGCCTGGGCGGTATCGGCCTGGCCGGTATCGTGGGCGTGTTCCTGAACCTCGTACTGCCCTGCAAGGACTGCAACCAGCCCCTGCCCGAGGAAAAGGATCCCTGCACCATCAAGACCGACTAG
- the upp gene encoding uracil phosphoribosyltransferase, with protein sequence MAVHLVEHPLIKHKIGLLRQKEISTSRFRALSSEITRLLTYEATKDLETEKTTVQGWASDVEVDSIKGKKVTVVPILRAGLGMMDGVIDMIPGAKVSVVGFYRNEETLEPVEYYVKLASAMEERMALILDPMLATGGTLEATIDLLKKSGCTNIRGLFLCCAPEGIDRIMKKHPDVEIYTAAIDERLNDKGYILPGLGDAGDKIFGTK encoded by the coding sequence GTGGCGGTACATCTGGTTGAGCACCCGCTCATCAAGCATAAGATCGGCCTTTTGAGGCAGAAGGAAATTTCCACCAGCCGTTTCCGGGCCCTGTCCTCGGAAATCACCCGGCTGCTGACCTACGAAGCAACCAAGGACCTGGAAACCGAGAAGACCACCGTTCAGGGCTGGGCCAGCGACGTGGAAGTGGACTCGATCAAGGGCAAGAAAGTCACCGTCGTCCCCATCCTGCGCGCAGGCCTGGGCATGATGGACGGTGTCATCGACATGATCCCCGGGGCAAAGGTCTCCGTGGTCGGATTCTACCGCAACGAGGAAACGCTGGAGCCTGTCGAATACTACGTCAAGCTCGCCAGCGCCATGGAAGAACGCATGGCCCTGATCCTGGACCCCATGCTGGCCACCGGCGGCACCCTGGAAGCCACCATCGACCTGCTCAAGAAATCCGGCTGCACCAACATCAGGGGCCTGTTCCTCTGCTGTGCGCCAGAGGGCATCGACAGGATCATGAAGAAACATCCCGACGTGGAGATATACACCGCAGCCATTGATGAAAGACTCAATGACAAAGGATATATTCTTCCCGGCCTCGGGGATGCCGGGGACAAGATATTCGGCACCAAATAG
- a CDS encoding dephospho-CoA kinase produces the protein MSETRKKRTWEALVEGSVTNMRLDKFWAAELADEGISRGKVKEWIEAGMATVNGTVETKGKCKLFGGEALTLSAPEGLAGDDAPQPETGALPVLYEDEHVLVIDKPANLTTHPAPGQPDNTLVNRLLHHYPDMASEHSGMDGQRPGIVHRLDKDTSGVMAVARTEAARLKLAGDFADRRVRKVYLALVHGRPEQSKGEIEADMGRHPTHKTKMAVVDKGGREARSSYEVLWTDPLERASLVAVRIFTGRTHQIRVHMAHIGHPLVGDEVYGPQEHALWCRETGLGDLAPRQMLHAFFLRFDHPATGEPMSFMQEPPGDFMNLLVELNRATVRTGIVGLPGSGKSAVLGMLADMGWPTFSADACVALLYAAGGDGAEMIRGRFGGQYTAPDGGVDKPALFRAMCESDEFRREIMDIIHPMVRHACMEFFGNNNDRPLAFAEVPLLLEGGWHRQGLVDQVVYVHCPDELRQGKFREIRGLDPEMLAMFDSWQWSGEQKRSQCGFTIDNSGSLDDLGAEVQRVAGELMALSAEAMKRHEDWLARLWPVLAQQFGESE, from the coding sequence ATGAGCGAAACGAGAAAAAAACGGACCTGGGAAGCCTTGGTGGAAGGTTCCGTAACCAATATGCGCCTGGACAAGTTCTGGGCCGCCGAACTTGCAGACGAGGGAATCTCGCGCGGCAAGGTCAAGGAATGGATCGAGGCCGGAATGGCCACGGTCAATGGAACCGTTGAAACCAAGGGCAAGTGCAAGCTTTTCGGCGGCGAAGCCCTGACCCTGTCCGCCCCGGAAGGGCTGGCCGGCGACGACGCGCCGCAGCCCGAGACCGGGGCCCTGCCCGTGCTTTACGAGGACGAGCACGTGCTGGTCATCGACAAGCCCGCGAACCTGACCACTCATCCCGCGCCGGGCCAGCCGGACAACACCCTGGTGAACCGGCTTTTGCACCATTACCCGGACATGGCGTCGGAGCATTCCGGCATGGACGGACAGCGCCCGGGCATCGTGCACCGGCTGGACAAGGACACCTCGGGCGTCATGGCCGTGGCCCGCACCGAGGCTGCCCGCCTCAAGCTGGCCGGGGACTTTGCGGACCGACGGGTGCGCAAGGTCTATCTGGCCCTGGTGCACGGCAGGCCGGAGCAGTCCAAGGGCGAGATCGAGGCGGACATGGGCCGGCACCCCACGCACAAGACCAAGATGGCCGTGGTGGACAAGGGCGGCCGCGAGGCGCGCAGCAGCTATGAGGTGCTCTGGACCGATCCCCTGGAGCGGGCCTCCCTGGTGGCGGTGCGTATCTTCACGGGCCGCACCCATCAGATCCGCGTGCACATGGCCCATATCGGGCATCCCCTGGTGGGCGACGAGGTCTACGGACCGCAGGAGCACGCCCTGTGGTGCCGGGAAACCGGACTGGGCGACCTGGCGCCGCGCCAGATGCTGCATGCCTTTTTCCTGCGTTTCGACCACCCGGCCACGGGCGAGCCCATGAGCTTCATGCAGGAGCCGCCCGGGGATTTCATGAATCTGCTGGTGGAGCTGAACCGCGCCACCGTGCGCACCGGGATCGTGGGGCTGCCCGGCAGCGGCAAGTCCGCAGTGCTGGGCATGCTCGCGGACATGGGCTGGCCCACCTTCAGCGCCGACGCCTGCGTGGCCCTGCTCTATGCCGCGGGCGGCGACGGGGCCGAGATGATCAGGGGCCGTTTCGGCGGCCAGTACACCGCGCCCGACGGCGGAGTGGACAAGCCCGCCCTGTTCCGGGCCATGTGCGAATCCGACGAGTTCCGCCGGGAAATTATGGACATCATCCATCCCATGGTGCGTCATGCGTGCATGGAGTTTTTCGGGAACAACAACGACCGCCCCCTGGCCTTTGCCGAGGTTCCGCTGCTGCTGGAGGGGGGCTGGCACAGGCAGGGCTTGGTGGATCAGGTGGTCTACGTGCACTGCCCGGACGAGCTGCGGCAGGGAAAGTTCCGCGAAATTCGCGGCCTGGACCCGGAAATGCTGGCCATGTTCGATTCCTGGCAGTGGAGCGGCGAGCAGAAACGCAGCCAATGCGGCTTCACCATCGACAACAGCGGCAGCCTGGACGACCTCGGGGCCGAGGTGCAGCGCGTGGCCGGGGAGCTGATGGCCCTGTCCGCAGAGGCCATGAAACGACACGAGGACTGGCTTGCACGGCTCTGGCCGGTGCTGGCGCAACAGTTCGGGGAAAGTGAATGA
- a CDS encoding rhomboid family intramembrane serine protease, giving the protein MIPLRDNVPRVTLPITVSVIIMLNAFAFGFELLMDPRSKVELFHLFGVVPQRFLDSDWAHWVGYPEASIIPFFTYMFLHSGWLHVILNMWMLWIFGDNIEDVTGHFGFVFFYVACGLAAVGAHMLAETGSSVPVIGASGAVAGVMGAYLVLYPHGKVYTLFPILIIPIILRVPSVFFLGFWFLSQFFAGIFSVVNGSAQPVAWWAHVGGFVTGILLISLFRGRGRCKYCYNRRSKNYDIPVEDKLR; this is encoded by the coding sequence ATGATCCCCCTGCGGGACAATGTGCCGAGGGTGACCCTGCCCATCACGGTCAGCGTCATCATCATGCTCAACGCCTTTGCCTTCGGCTTCGAGCTGCTCATGGACCCGCGCTCCAAGGTGGAGCTTTTCCATTTGTTCGGGGTGGTGCCCCAGCGCTTCCTTGATTCGGACTGGGCCCACTGGGTGGGCTATCCCGAGGCCTCCATCATTCCGTTCTTCACGTACATGTTCCTGCACAGCGGCTGGCTGCACGTGATCCTGAACATGTGGATGCTCTGGATCTTCGGGGACAATATCGAGGACGTCACCGGCCATTTCGGGTTCGTGTTTTTCTACGTGGCCTGCGGGCTGGCCGCGGTGGGGGCGCACATGCTGGCCGAAACCGGCTCCAGCGTCCCGGTCATCGGCGCTTCCGGGGCCGTGGCGGGCGTCATGGGCGCGTATCTGGTGCTCTATCCCCACGGTAAGGTCTACACCCTGTTTCCCATCCTCATTATTCCTATCATTCTGCGGGTGCCCTCGGTGTTCTTTCTGGGCTTCTGGTTCCTTTCCCAGTTCTTTGCCGGGATTTTCAGCGTGGTCAACGGATCGGCCCAGCCCGTGGCCTGGTGGGCGCACGTGGGAGGGTTCGTCACCGGCATCCTGCTGATCTCGCTGTTCCGGGGACGTGGCAGATGCAAGTACTGCTACAACCGCCGTTCCAAGAATTACGATATCCCCGTCGAGGATAAACTTCGTTAA
- a CDS encoding adenylyltransferase/cytidyltransferase family protein: MYDIGVIHGRFQVLHNDHLAYLLAGKELCDHLVVGITNPDPSLTREEAEDAQRSTPGNNPLTYFERYTMVRAVLHDAGLGCEQFSVVPLPINMPELYGHYVPLDAAFFLTIYDEWGRRKKRRFEELGLTTHVLWEREPHLKGISAKDVRARICNREPIDDLTPPATVRLVREWNLGERLQALR, translated from the coding sequence ATGTACGATATCGGCGTGATTCACGGGCGCTTCCAGGTCCTGCACAACGACCATCTCGCGTACCTGCTGGCCGGGAAGGAGCTTTGCGACCACCTGGTGGTGGGCATCACCAACCCGGACCCGTCCCTGACCCGCGAGGAGGCCGAGGACGCACAACGCTCGACTCCCGGCAACAACCCGCTGACCTATTTCGAACGCTATACCATGGTGCGCGCCGTGCTGCATGATGCGGGGCTCGGATGCGAGCAGTTCTCGGTGGTGCCGCTGCCCATCAACATGCCCGAACTCTACGGCCACTACGTGCCCCTGGACGCGGCCTTTTTCCTGACCATCTACGACGAATGGGGCCGCCGCAAAAAGCGGCGCTTCGAGGAACTGGGACTGACCACCCACGTGCTCTGGGAACGAGAGCCCCACCTCAAGGGCATCAGCGCCAAGGACGTGCGCGCACGAATCTGCAACAGGGAGCCCATCGACGACCTGACGCCGCCCGCCACGGTCCGGCTGGTTCGGGAATGGAACCTCGGGGAACGGCTTCAAGCATTGCGATAA
- a CDS encoding alkaline phosphatase family protein encodes MPSKCVLILLDGLGDRSFARFGHRTPLQAAHTPCLDSLAALGTNGLFHASRLGEALPSELAHFALFGYEREDFPGRGVLEALGTDIDLGPNDVAVLGHFIHADNEGGQLRVVRDKASASDKEIRAANKAVAAFEADGVRITYHPGKGTFGVLLMQGQVAPYFTDSNPMTDGRFLSEIVPLDSHRDDPKSIRAASALKKYLVHVWNTLDDNKTINMMVTQRAGQRKNVPMFSRKLGMRGASVASGVMYKGIARYLGLTPVTVTDGDDPGRDIAERIARATELLRDFDFIHVHTKTPDQAAHTKRPEAKKAVIESLDKGIEASIRPLLDDPDVLVAVTADHSTPSCGSLIHSGEPVPLLFVGKGVRRDKVKTFDEISAAAGCLGCVRGTEFMNLVLNHTDRIRLGGIWDSPGEQAFWPGDFEPFTLPGKD; translated from the coding sequence ATGCCATCCAAGTGTGTTCTCATCCTCCTCGACGGCCTCGGCGACCGCAGCTTCGCCCGGTTCGGGCACCGGACCCCGCTCCAGGCCGCGCATACGCCCTGCCTGGACAGCCTGGCCGCCCTCGGCACCAACGGCCTCTTTCACGCTTCCCGGCTGGGCGAGGCCCTGCCCAGCGAACTGGCCCATTTCGCCCTGTTCGGGTACGAGCGCGAGGACTTCCCCGGCCGCGGCGTGCTGGAGGCGCTGGGCACGGATATCGATCTCGGCCCAAACGACGTGGCCGTGCTCGGGCACTTCATCCATGCGGACAACGAAGGCGGACAACTTCGTGTCGTCCGCGACAAGGCCAGTGCCTCGGACAAGGAAATACGGGCGGCCAACAAAGCCGTGGCCGCATTCGAAGCCGACGGCGTGCGCATCACCTACCACCCCGGCAAGGGCACCTTCGGCGTGCTTCTCATGCAGGGCCAGGTGGCTCCCTACTTCACGGACTCCAACCCCATGACCGACGGCCGCTTCCTCTCGGAGATCGTGCCCCTGGACTCCCACCGGGACGACCCGAAGAGCATCCGGGCGGCCAGCGCGCTCAAGAAATATCTGGTCCATGTCTGGAACACCCTGGACGACAACAAGACCATCAACATGATGGTCACCCAGCGGGCCGGGCAGCGCAAAAACGTGCCGATGTTCTCCCGCAAGCTGGGCATGCGCGGGGCGTCCGTGGCCAGCGGCGTCATGTACAAGGGCATAGCCCGCTACCTGGGCCTGACGCCCGTCACGGTCACGGACGGGGACGACCCGGGCCGGGACATTGCGGAGCGCATCGCCCGGGCCACGGAACTGCTGCGGGATTTCGACTTCATCCACGTGCACACCAAGACCCCGGACCAGGCCGCGCACACCAAGCGCCCCGAAGCCAAAAAGGCGGTCATCGAGTCCCTGGACAAGGGCATCGAAGCATCCATCCGGCCCCTGCTGGACGACCCGGACGTGCTGGTGGCCGTGACGGCGGACCACTCAACCCCGAGCTGCGGCAGCCTCATCCATTCGGGCGAGCCCGTGCCGCTGCTCTTCGTGGGCAAAGGCGTGCGGCGGGACAAGGTCAAAACATTCGACGAAATTTCAGCGGCCGCGGGCTGCCTGGGCTGCGTGCGCGGCACCGAGTTCATGAACCTGGTGCTCAACCACACGGACCGCATCCGGCTGGGCGGCATCTGGGACAGCCCCGGGGAGCAGGCGTTCTGGCCCGGCGACTTCGAACCCTTCACCCTGCCCGGCAAGGACTAG